The sequence ACGCCAGAAAAATCGATGTCATCCACAATAAAGCCAACGGATGGGTTGGGGGCGCCCTCATACTGACTGCGTTCACCAATACCACGAATTTGAAAAAAGCGGGCGCGGGAAGTACCGCCAGCCCAAGTCAGGTTCGGAACCCATTGAGTCAGTTCTTCGAAATGTTGCTCAGCATGCGCGTGGATGTCCTCGTCGTCCAAGAGACTGAAACTACCAGCGCTATCAAGCCAAGTATTTTGGCGATAGTCTGCGGTGACAACCAAGACATTTTCGTCCGCGGAAGCGTTTTCGTCCGCGATGCCATAGTAGTGATTCGTGGCAAAGAGTAGGGCCAACGCTAGTTGGCGATAAGAAAAGAAACGGGATTTTTGCATCATGTTTCCCCTGTTCCTCCGCCGGTATTATCCGGATCAGGTGCAAAGGGTTCGGTCTTGCCGTCTCAGGCCATAGTGGCCACCCCTCAGGAGCGTGGATTATACGCATGTTTGTGTGCGCACCACAAATGTTAGCGTACCCGTTGGCAACTTGCACTTGTGATAAAAGTTTCGCAAGATGCAGACACGCTTTGTCAGAAGCCGTGAGTATGATGATTTTGGATTCACCGCAGGCCATGGCGCATGCGACCGAACAGCTGTGTCATTGTGAGCCACGTATGGCGGAGGTGGTCC comes from Gammaproteobacteria bacterium and encodes:
- a CDS encoding TonB-dependent receptor produces the protein MMQKSRFFSYRQLALALLFATNHYYGIADENASADENVLVVTADYRQNTWLDSAGSFSLLDDEDIHAHAEQHFEELTQWVPNLTWAGGTSRARFFQIRGIGERSQYEGAPNPSVGFIVDDIDFSGV